A region of the Mytilus edulis chromosome 11, xbMytEdul2.2, whole genome shotgun sequence genome:
TTACTGTAACTTTATTAAATCGTGAATGCTACAGTACATCATCAGTTGGACAGTTTGTTCAGCTTTATGTCTGATTTGgtcctttttttaattaaattatagtgtttttgtaataaatttactTATTCATGAGCAATGTTAATTCATGCTACATACAAATAGTAATTCTGTCACACTTTAAAATAAACGTTTTTAAATTGTATTCCAGATCCGAATGAAACCTGATAAAGCTTGCAGAATCATCATTGCTTGTGGTATTCTGCACAATATTGCCATCATGAGGAATGAACCTGAAGTTGCAGAAGAACAATTGATTGACAATCAACCTCAGATGCCACCCTATAATGGTCCACAGGACGGAAAAGGCATACGGGACCATTTTGCTACCACTTTTTTTGCCTAATAAattgcatgtttttatttttccatattttcataaattgtctttcattaaaaaaatgaggAAATTTGAAAATAGTAACAAATCTTTGTATGATCAGTTTGACAATGTGTTGAGAGAGGAAGTGTGCATTTTCGCGACTTCAATACTGGTATAGTAAATGGTGAGCAGTTAGTCGCCTATGAAATCAAAAACCCAGTAGTCAGGAACCTGTTTTTCAGTACaagaataagaatatgtggtatgattgccaattgatTATATCAATTACCAcatggaaaaaaaattattatttaaatgccCAAAAAATGCATAAGCCATGGCCGACAGTGCAAGGACTGTATAGCCAAATTTTTTTGATTCATGTATCACTATTTTTTGAATGATGGAGGTGCAATATGTGGCTAAATTGTAATTACTGGTCTATTTTCTTTTACATAGGAGTGTGcacacaaaattaaatgaatgtgTTGGCCTCATAGTAATTTCTGAAATACAAATCAACAATATAACAATGaatttaatacatttaatacataGAGGCAAGTGCCTGAGAGAGTGTAACTGGTTCAGAATTGCCACCCACTAACTTCTGCAACAGCTCAATTTGTAGTTCCAGTTTGTTCCTCTCCAAGTCCATATGCACTTTCTGCTTCTCTTGGATTTCTAGTTTACCTTGCAGTGCACGATACTGCATGTCGTGAATATCCTGCACTGTTACCTTTTTCAAAGGTGTTCTCACTGTcctacaaataataaaaacataatgaatTCTGTAAAAGATCGATTAATTTTACACCTCTTTTTATTGATCGATTCAACGTCATAGTTCCATCAAATAACCAGTCAGAATATGTCACGTTTTCCGGCTTGAAATATGTGAATAGGTGGGGGAAACTGtcagaaaaatatatgaaaatgtaaaaaaagaaaacttgaagTATTGACCAAATAATCTAGCGGAACCTGTTTCCACAACACATTTTCAAAGAGTTCTTGTATACATCCCCATAGTACggtagaaaaatattttttttaaatctaaaatttcgGGAAAATATTCATTCTACTTATGAACTAAAAATCGTTTTTGTTGAAGGTGGCTTACGGTGACcttcagttgttaatttctggtctcttgtggggagctgtctcattggcaattataccacatcttctttttttacatttacaactTACTTCTGCTTGTCTGTCCTATCTGTTTGTTCTTGAATATGTGGAACGACTGTTTGTGTCAGGATGGGGTCATATCCTGAAAGCAGAGACGGACTTGGTGGACTGGAGGGGGGTGGACTGTCCCTTATCAGAGATGCTGCAGATTCATACAAATCCTGGCTGGCATCTTCTTCCGGCAAAGTGGCATTGATAGATGGTTGATCTGTAATaaatgataacaaaattattCGTTGATACTGTGTTTGGGTATATTTTATTAAttctaaaaagggggggggggcaattgaAAAGGCATACTATCATCATTCAATTAAATTCAGATACAATTACTTTAAATTTCAAGATAAAAATATTGCACAAGACTAATTAAGACCCTATTTCAACCCTTTTCAGATTATCAAGGGTCTCAGCTATAAACTAATATGTGTTCCCGTCTAGGTTCAGTCTGCAACAACAAATTGATCAACTTTATTCCGGATTTATGACAACCAGTCCGTAtctgttttaatattataaatcatGACTGGTTTTCGGTCGAAATTAGCTATTGCGGTTCCCTTTAATCAATCAACAGATACCAGTTTAAAGACGACTTGGCGGGCACTTGCAGCCACTTGTGAACTAATGttgaaaataatactttaaaacTGTTATCAGTTTAAGCAAATGCAATCTTTCAATAGTATATCAAGTGGAAAACCTTCAAACCAACAAGAAACATGTTGGCAATCATTTAATGATCGAAAATATTggttaaaataaattgttatcaGTCACGTGATATCAGTTGGGAATTCCCCTACTTGTTGTGACGGCGGAGCAGACGAAActttaccaaaatttaagaaagGAAACTATGTATCCCGGTATTAAAAAGGATACAAATAtttgtgttaatttcattgaaaattaacaataacaataaaaagaaccttcaaaacaaaatttagccaaaaaatgtttgtttttatatgataAGTAAAAACATGTTAAGTGAAACTGATCAAGTTACTTTTTACAAAGTTCAATAAAAAGGGTAGAGCCTTGAGAAGTTCTAGTTAAGGGGAAAACACATTTGGGGATTTATTTCaaagtgttaaaaaatatttacttacttGTCTGGAATGATTCAGTTTCAAGTCCACCCTGAATCCCCCTGAAGCTGGTGGTGTCCTTCATAAGATGGATAACTTTTTCTACTGCAGAGCTAGGTTGTTTTGGAGCTGGTCCTCCCCCAGTTTTGAACAACTCACTCCTGTGAGTTGTGTACACAGCCTTGGCCACTCTTGTGGTATTCCTCCACTTGTTCCTAACTTCTGTGGCTGTACGGATGGCAACTCCAAGAGAATTGACTTTTATGGCTATGTCATCCCATACCTTCTTCTTCAACTGGTTGGTCACTGTATTAGTAAGTTTTCCATTAATTACACTAGAGTGTTTCTCTACTAGTTGCTGGATCAGGTCTTCCTCTGCCACAGTGAAGTTGGTCTTCTTCAGTCTTTTAAGTTTACTTGGGTTTTGTTCAGTAGATTCAGCCATTGTTGTACAGACATGATGCTCCAGAACAATGCATGATGGGTTGGTTTTATTTAATCACTTGATTAATCagttgattaaattttaattcattgatTATTTAATCGACACGTTAAATATTGttgaacaacagaaaataaacgaCTCGTTATGTAACGACTggttaaaagatttaatgactcgTTAAATTTAATCAATCGTTAAaataacgacaagttgaacaacagacccctgATAATTAGATCAttaaaaaattaagtaaaaatgcaagaaaaaatacattattattggttaagttataaaaaaataacatgttattgtttataaactCGGGGTATTATACATACTATATTCTTTTCAGGTGTTTTATCTTTCATTACACAGTCTTGCTGCGTGTTAACTTCATTTGTTTGGTCTTCAGTTATATCCTTGGTAGGCGATGAGATGTCTTCCAGTAGTTGTaaagtttctaaaattaaaaacttattaattacttttacagacaataataaaataatactagCAGTTTACTCTAAAATTTACTAATTATTGTTggcatttataaattatttttttttgcaatttcgaATACGGTTTGTGTttggtaggtttttttttatttataggatTCTACAGTTTTGACTCAAATAAGATAAAAGAAGTAATTGTGTATGTGTTAATTTGAGaagttctttttaaaatttttacacgTTAAATGCGCGAGGATGTATTTTTCAATAAGAATTTAATAAAGATTAGGGTTAAGTAAACGCAGATAAGGGTTAGGTTAGTTAAGTATTGGTTAGAACAATTTATACACTTTAGTGAAGTAAATCAAAGAATCACCGGATAAACGCTTTACACCAGTTTCTTTCCCCTTTTAGCAAGAAGAACTTTTCAAAAGACTTATATGTATATAAGTAATTTTGCTTTGCTACCTTTAAGCAGCTTCCGGTACTGATTTACTTTACGGCTATTAAATGTAGTactaacaaaaatattcaaacacGTGCACATCAGatacaaatttataatttacGAAGACAACTAAAAGGGAAAGCAATACCTTTCAAGAtaatttagtttttaattttgttttatcccATCATTTGAAGTTTAAAGTATTTAAGCAAGTAGATTTAATTGCAATAGTATATTAAGTTGAATACCTTGTAATGATAGCTGTTCATCATACTCGTCAGTTACCGTATCTACAATTTTTTCCTGTTCATTGTTTTCTGTATTACTTTCACACTCATTTTCTTCTTCGCCGTCAACATCAAGATGAGTGTTTCTTAAAAACAATCTTTCTTCTTCAGTTAAATTTTGGTATGGTATCTGAAATATACACAAGTTTATTATAATACTTTATAACTATTTCTATTTATGTTACGGTTATATAATCATAGTGTATCATTCTGTCATGACGGGAAATTTTATAGCTTAACTTTTTGCGTCCTTaacatgcatggaatatttgtcactggacgttcaTGAATCAGCAACCAACTATCAATTGTTATCTAGAGATTTATAGCAATACTTttaccataaaataaaaaataatgttgacCTATTGCACCTTTGATAATTAAAGTTtaagatatataaaatattttttttgtatcttaagATATAGGAAAgtttaaaactaaatacaaaataaaaaattgttactGAGTTAACTCTGTTGTTGTATGTATAGTAGAAATGTGGAAGTTCTTCAACCCAATCTTTCACAGTGCTCATTTTTACACGAAAAAAAGTAGTCATTGTCCGGTTAAATCTTTCAACTCTCCCTTGACTCTGTGGATGGTACGGCCTGCCATGTATTTGTTTTGACTTAAACTCCTCAACGACTCCTTCTAGATCCTTATTAGTAAATTCTTTGCCATTATCTGATTGTAAAATACGCGGTGCACCATACAAGTAAatatatttaagtacaatgtcagcAATTTCCTTTGCCGTTTTGGTTTTTGTGGCACATCCAAACGCAAACCTGGAATAAAAGTCTAGAATGTTGCAGACGTAATTAAATCCTTTGTAACAAGGCATTTTTTTAAGTCTATCTGCCATCGACTATTTGGATAAGTGGCTGGAATTGGTCTTCTTGTCCTTGTTGTTTTAGGAAGTTCCACAGCTGCATTACAGCTAGAGCaggtaatttcatttttaaataagattttaaTACTCTCTCTTCCTACGGGAAAAACAGCATGTCTAATTGTTTCATAAATAGTATAATTTTTCCTGTGATCTGTTTCGTGATTCGTCTTAATAATTTGTATAAGCTCTAACTTGGTTACGCATCTTCTATGCCCAACATTTAGGCTTTTACTTCTTCTGTAAacttgttttgtttctttgtatacaattgtatatatttttttatcattctttctGTTACACCTTTTACCATTTCTGAAATTTTTCTAGGTccccattttgaattttcttctttCAATTCAGTTACTCTTTTAATTTCCGGTAGTTGAGCCCAAAATACTTCTGCATTTATGTCTTTCGatagcgtttttttttttttttttagagtctAAACGAAACCCGACATCTTCAATTGTGTCTCCCATATTGAAATTGCCGTCAACGTTATTGACGTCATTAAAGACACATCAGCGCAAAAAGACACGAGACCTTTTGGCGTTTTTAAAACAGTAGACACGTTTGGGCGAATAACAATAATCGGGcacgtttgggggttatgaaatcggacacgtttgggcaACGTTTAATAATAACGGACACGTTTgtgggaatcggacacgttttggggaaaggacacgtttgggagtgttacatatttACATGTGAAGTCATTTTTAATAGGCTTGATACATTCGTGGGACGCAAAGATCATTATTATATTGTCCTGTATTTTTGTTCCGACGTAAATAAATTGAAGGTGTTCTCTGTTAATTTGTGGTTGACATGTTTAAATGTACTATTTTAGTATGTATTTATGAAAATTCTGTCCTGAAAgttgttgcatttatttgtactgtcaCGTGATGTTGTAATTAAATTGGTATTTCTAATATTTCCATAAAAGCGGGAGATTCGGCTGGCCAATCAACCAGGATCAACTCACCATGTCCATTATCAATTCAGGAacatagtccg
Encoded here:
- the LOC139494768 gene encoding myb/SANT-like DNA-binding domain-containing protein 4 yields the protein MAESTEQNPSKLKRLKKTNFTVAEEDLIQQLVEKHSSVINGKLTNTVTNQLKKKVWDDIAIKVNSLGVAIRTATEVRNKWRNTTRVAKAVYTTHRSELFKTGGGPAPKQPSSAVEKVIHLMKDTTSFRGIQGGLETESFQTNQPSINATLPEEDASQDLYESAASLIRDSPPPSSPPSPSLLSGYDPILTQTVVPHIQEQTDRTDKQKTVRTPLKKVTVQDIHDMQYRALQGKLEIQEKQKVHMDLERNKLELQIELLQKLVGGNSEPVTLSQALASMY